Proteins encoded together in one Lachnospiraceae bacterium JLR.KK008 window:
- the purC gene encoding phosphoribosylaminoimidazolesuccinocarboxamide synthase has translation MKKLEQLYEGKAKKVYTTDDPDVLIVDYKDDATAFNGEKKGTIVGKGVINNRMTNRVFQLLEEKGVPTHFIEELSDRETAVKKVEIVPLEVIIRNVAAGSFSKRLGVPEGTPFTMPTIEFSYKNDELGDPLINTYFAVALGLATWEEIETIKKYAFQVNEVLKDYFLRAGIKLVDFKIEFGRYHGQIILADETSPDTCRLWDVHTNEKLDKDRFRRDLGNVEEAYNEVFKRLGL, from the coding sequence ATGAAAAAACTGGAACAGCTTTACGAAGGAAAGGCAAAAAAGGTATACACGACAGATGATCCGGATGTACTCATCGTAGATTACAAAGATGATGCGACCGCATTCAACGGAGAAAAAAAGGGTACGATCGTCGGTAAGGGTGTGATCAATAACCGCATGACGAACCGTGTGTTTCAGCTCCTGGAGGAAAAAGGGGTTCCCACTCATTTTATTGAAGAATTGAGCGACAGAGAGACCGCGGTCAAAAAGGTGGAGATCGTTCCGCTGGAAGTGATCATCCGCAATGTGGCGGCAGGCAGCTTTTCCAAACGTCTCGGCGTACCGGAAGGCACTCCTTTTACGATGCCGACGATCGAATTCAGCTACAAAAACGATGAACTTGGCGATCCGCTGATTAACACTTATTTTGCAGTTGCCCTTGGACTGGCAACATGGGAAGAGATTGAGACGATCAAAAAATATGCCTTTCAGGTTAATGAAGTGCTGAAAGATTATTTTTTGCGGGCGGGTATCAAACTGGTCGACTTTAAGATCGAATTTGGCCGCTATCACGGTCAGATCATTCTGGCAGACGAGACTTCGCCTGACACATGCCGTCTCTGGGATGTGCACACGAATGAGAAACTGGATAAAGACAGATTCCGCAGAGATCTCGGAAATGTAGAGGAAGCATATAACGAAGTATTCAAACGTCTGGGGTTATAA
- a CDS encoding LacI family DNA-binding transcriptional regulator: MTLKEIAEMAGVSPAAVSLVINNKPGISDSKRQEIQTLLRKYNYTSSRRPKKTIQKNLLFLKYISNGHLVEENIGFVSTIIDAIEAQCRKEQYTLRIVVSNNSLNHTISEIDYSSIDGIFVLGTELDHFSYPILEKIPVPYIVIDNNMPHFSCNTITMNNQEMVYEAVRHLASLNVSDIGYFRSRMSIQNFEERAQSFYQSVKELGLHCSPSHEFLLEPTMLGAYASMKQHLLTRHSVPPCCFADNDTIAIGAMKALNEFHYKIPEDVCVIGFDDIQFAAANSPSLSTMQVPKNLIGCLAVKTLNNSILHSEYRNTKIQVGGQLIIRHSTLLQ, encoded by the coding sequence TTGACTCTCAAGGAAATTGCGGAAATGGCCGGTGTCTCACCGGCAGCGGTCTCTCTTGTCATCAATAACAAACCGGGAATCAGTGACAGCAAACGACAGGAAATTCAAACTCTCCTGCGGAAATATAATTACACCTCATCGAGACGTCCCAAAAAGACGATACAAAAGAATCTGCTCTTTCTCAAATATATCAGCAATGGACATCTCGTGGAGGAAAATATCGGTTTTGTCTCTACGATCATCGATGCCATTGAAGCACAGTGTCGTAAAGAACAATATACACTGCGTATCGTCGTTTCTAACAACAGTCTTAATCATACGATCTCCGAAATCGATTATTCTTCTATTGACGGTATTTTTGTGCTCGGTACGGAACTGGATCATTTTTCCTATCCGATACTGGAAAAAATACCGGTTCCTTATATCGTCATCGACAACAATATGCCGCATTTTTCCTGCAATACAATCACGATGAACAATCAGGAAATGGTATATGAGGCGGTCAGACATCTGGCCTCCCTCAATGTTTCCGATATTGGTTATTTCAGAAGCCGCATGTCAATCCAGAATTTTGAGGAGCGGGCACAGTCATTTTATCAGTCTGTGAAAGAACTCGGTCTGCACTGCTCACCTTCCCATGAATTTCTGCTGGAACCGACGATGCTTGGAGCCTATGCCTCTATGAAGCAGCATTTACTGACGCGGCATTCCGTGCCGCCCTGCTGTTTTGCCGACAATGATACGATCGCCATCGGCGCCATGAAAGCACTGAATGAATTTCATTATAAAATCCCGGAGGATGTCTGTGTGATCGGATTTGACGATATTCAGTTTGCCGCCGCCAACTCCCCCTCTCTTTCCACGATGCAGGTACCGAAAAATCTGATCGGCTGTCTTGCCGTCAAGACATTAAACAATTCCATACTTCACAGTGAATACCGCAATACCAAAATTCAAGTCGGTGGACAGCTCATCATTCGTCACAGTACGCTTTTGCAGTAA
- the purF gene encoding amidophosphoribosyltransferase, whose protein sequence is MTEKINILTEETDKLREECGVFGMYDFDGGDVASTIYYGLFALQHRGQESCGIAVSDTEAPRAKVISAKDMGLLNEAFTPEIMEKLKGDIGVGHVRYSTAGSSTRENAQPLVLNYVKGTLALAHNGNLINAPELRRELEYTGAIFQTTIDSEVIAYHIARERLHTKTVEEAVGCAMKKIRGAYSLIVMSPRKLIGARDPFGFRPLCIGRRDNTYILASETCALDTVGAEFIRDVLPGEIVTISPEKGIESDTSMCIPREEHARCVFEYIYFARPDSYVDGFSVYNSRILAGKYLAIDSPVDADLVVGVPESGNCSAMGYAMQSGIPYGQAFVKNAYVGRTFIKPKQKNRESSVQIKLNALREVVEGKRIIMIDDSIVRGTTSDRIVRMLREAGAREVHMRVSSPPFLWPCYFGTDVPAREQLIAYNRTVEEISEVIGTDSLAYLKTERLPEIVNGLEICTGCFTGKYPLEPPGDDIRGEYDQ, encoded by the coding sequence ATGACAGAAAAAATAAACATATTGACGGAAGAGACAGACAAGCTGCGGGAAGAATGCGGCGTATTTGGCATGTATGACTTTGACGGCGGGGATGTGGCTTCTACCATATATTATGGTCTGTTTGCACTGCAGCATCGGGGTCAGGAGAGCTGTGGGATCGCAGTCAGCGACACTGAGGCGCCCAGGGCGAAAGTTATCAGTGCCAAGGATATGGGGCTTTTGAATGAGGCTTTTACGCCGGAGATCATGGAGAAACTGAAGGGAGACATCGGCGTCGGGCATGTGCGCTATTCGACTGCCGGCAGTTCCACGAGAGAAAACGCACAGCCGCTTGTTCTCAATTATGTAAAGGGAACGCTGGCGCTTGCCCATAATGGCAACCTGATCAATGCGCCGGAGCTTCGCAGGGAACTCGAGTATACGGGCGCAATCTTCCAGACTACGATTGACTCTGAAGTGATTGCCTATCACATAGCGAGAGAGCGCCTGCATACGAAAACGGTGGAAGAGGCGGTAGGCTGTGCCATGAAGAAGATCAGAGGGGCTTATTCTCTGATCGTGATGTCGCCGAGGAAGCTGATCGGCGCCAGAGACCCGTTTGGATTCCGGCCGCTCTGTATCGGCAGACGGGATAACACCTATATTCTTGCCTCCGAGACATGTGCCCTTGACACGGTGGGGGCAGAGTTTATCCGCGATGTGCTTCCGGGAGAGATTGTCACGATTTCTCCGGAGAAGGGGATTGAATCCGATACGAGCATGTGTATTCCAAGAGAAGAACATGCGAGATGCGTATTTGAATATATCTATTTTGCGCGGCCGGACAGCTATGTGGATGGCTTCAGCGTTTACAATTCGAGAATACTCGCGGGGAAATATCTGGCGATCGATTCGCCGGTCGATGCGGACCTGGTCGTTGGCGTGCCCGAGTCCGGGAACTGTTCGGCGATGGGATACGCCATGCAGTCGGGGATTCCCTATGGACAGGCTTTCGTCAAAAATGCCTACGTGGGCCGGACATTTATCAAGCCAAAACAGAAAAACCGTGAGAGCAGTGTACAGATCAAGCTGAATGCGCTGCGGGAGGTCGTAGAGGGCAAACGGATCATCATGATCGATGACTCGATCGTCAGAGGGACGACATCTGACCGTATCGTGCGTATGCTGCGGGAGGCGGGCGCCAGAGAAGTGCATATGCGCGTCAGCTCGCCGCCGTTCCTCTGGCCCTGCTATTTCGGTACGGATGTGCCGGCCAGAGAGCAACTGATCGCCTACAACAGAACGGTGGAAGAGATCAGTGAGGTGATTGGTACGGATTCTCTCGCGTATCTGAAGACAGAACGTCTTCCGGAGATCGTAAACGGACTGGAAATCTGTACAGGCTGCTTTACGGGTAAGTATCCGCTGGAACCGCCGGGAGACGACATCAGAGGTGAGTACGACCAGTGA
- a CDS encoding DNA alkylation repair protein, whose product MKHKDYYNDHYILSLSQKICSVMPDFEETNFCHSLLGKLDDKELFARLDCIADAMQECMPGDYSKNIRAFFDLLGPELTRPEGMFRLGWWLWPVGRYVERCGNENWTLSLTFLKELTKRFTGEFAIRPLLQEHPREVMDELIKWTADSSVHVRRLASEGIRTRLPWSKKSFVALDEFERYTIILTNLKDDPEKFVQKSVGNNLNDLYKDAPEKADFIISQWEKLGRSKAQDWIIKHGRRNQI is encoded by the coding sequence ATGAAGCACAAAGACTATTATAACGACCATTATATTCTCAGTCTTTCACAAAAAATATGTTCAGTGATGCCGGACTTTGAGGAAACAAACTTTTGCCATTCTCTGCTCGGTAAATTGGACGACAAAGAATTGTTTGCAAGGCTTGACTGCATTGCAGATGCTATGCAGGAATGTATGCCTGGAGACTATTCAAAAAATATCCGGGCATTTTTTGATCTGTTAGGGCCGGAACTGACGCGGCCCGAGGGAATGTTTCGTTTGGGGTGGTGGTTATGGCCTGTTGGCAGATATGTCGAACGATGCGGAAATGAGAACTGGACTTTATCACTCACATTTTTGAAAGAACTGACAAAAAGATTTACCGGAGAGTTTGCGATTCGGCCTTTGCTGCAAGAACATCCCCGGGAAGTCATGGATGAATTAATAAAATGGACCGCCGACAGCAGTGTGCATGTCAGGAGACTTGCAAGTGAAGGTATCAGAACGCGGCTGCCCTGGTCTAAAAAATCATTTGTGGCATTGGATGAGTTTGAAAGATATACTATTATCCTTACAAACTTAAAAGACGACCCGGAAAAGTTTGTTCAGAAAAGTGTGGGGAACAATCTCAATGACTTGTATAAAGATGCACCGGAAAAAGCAGATTTTATTATTTCTCAATGGGAAAAACTGGGGCGGAGCAAGGCCCAGGATTGGATCATCAAACATGGAAGAAGAAATCAAATATGA